The window gtacagtgtgcGTCCAATTCTCCTCGTACGGTACGAGCAAGTGCTTTGGCGCAGCCGATTTGTAGTGCTCTTGCTTCGCACGCCGTGTCTGCGCCgtgcgtgtgcatgcactgtgcaCCGCCACCTGCGGCACGGTACATGCCATGCATTCCAACaaggtgtgctccgtacgggcACCGGCCCATGCACCGTGCTCCTGCttgcctgtacttactgtacacctattACCCctacagcacaagcacgcCTCCACGTACTTATGCCCGACCAAGGCATCCAAactacttacaagtaagcaagtaGGGGGCCCCTGCACTGCGGCAGGGGGTATGGATGATCTGCgctctgcactccgtacggaacaTGCATTATTACTACTTGCACCACTCCGTAATTACATTATTACTCCCTACCCTTGTAGGCCGTtgtctcccccccccccgtacTCGTGGCATCGGCGGGGCGCAAAGCCGCTGACCGTCGACCGATGGTGGGGCCATTCCCCCCTGAGCTGGAGCTCCCGTCGCCGCACGCTGGCCCTCGACGTTTCACCATGACGTGGCGGCCACTCACGACACGTGGAACCGCCCGACCGGCTGCTTCGGAGAGACGCCACGAGaccggcggccggcgcgccGTACGAGGCTGATGAGGCCTCTGGCCTCGAGACGGAGGGCATCACGTTGTTGGCCGGTGCGCTGGACCCGAGCCCACCATGGCCGTGGGCGGTGGGTGGTGTCGAGGGGACTCGGGTCCTCGTACGGCGCCGGCCATCGAGGATGCTGGGGAGGCACCGTGGACGCAGAatcatcgccgaggccgtgctccgtgctgagGGAACCGACCGAGTATCATTGCAAGGTGCTTGGACAATGGCCGGGGGGACAACCGGGGTGAATCACGTGTCCATGTACGGCCGTGGCACGCCGTTGGAACAGGAGCACCAAAGTACCATTACATACATACTGTGCACGCCGTGTACGGATACgcgtgctgtgcatgtacttgctgcggCGTGCCCGTCGGTCAATCACGTGTCCATGCACGGCTGTGGCACGCCGTTGGAACAGGAGCACCAAGGTATCAACGTGCACGCCGTTGGAACGGGAGCGCCAAGGTATTGCCGTGCACGCCGTGAACGGATGGGAGCACCGAGGTATTGCTGTTCACGCCGTGTACGGATGGTGCTGCGCGCGCCGTGTACGGACACGCGtgctgcgcatgtacttgccgcgGCGTGCCCGTCGAGTGCGACGAACCCGTCGAGGATCCCGTCCTGCCACGGTGCGTTGCCGTGTACGTGCCGATGCCCCTGCAGGCCCTGCAGGTACCTGTGCTCGCCCCTCTGCGCAGCGCCGTGTGATTCGAGCCACACCTCCACCACCAAGGCCGCACACCCCGTCAACACCTTGCATGCGCACATCTGCACTCGCCGTTGTTTGCCGCGGCCGTGTCGAAGCCGATGAACCTGCCAAGGAACCCACCGTGCCAGGGTGCGCCtaccgatgccgccgccgcagacACCAGGTCCTTGGGCGGCTCTCGGAGGTCAATGGGGATGTCACGCAGGAGGCCACGCAGGGGGTCGCTTAGAAGGTCACGTAGGAGGCCACAAAGGACGTCACTGAGGAGGTCACTTAGGATCACTAGGGAGGTCACTTAGGATCACTGAGTAAATCATTGAGGAGGTCACTTAGGATCACTGAGTAAGTGATTGAGGAGGTCACGTAAAAGGTCGCCAAGGAGgttgccgaggaggccaCGTAGGAGGCCACAAGGACGTCACTGAGGAGGTCAACTAAGAAAGTCCCTGAGGTGGTCACTTAGGATCACTGAGGAGGTCGCTTAGTATCACTGAGGAGGTCACTGAGGATCACTAAGTCACTGAGGAGGTCACGTAGAAGGTCGCCAAGGAGGTCACTGAGGAAGTCACAGAGGAAGTCATTGAGGAAGTCACTGAGAAGTCGGTGAGAGTCAGTGATAAGTCACTTAGGAAGTCGCCAAGGAAATCGCCAAGGAAGTCACCAAGGAAGTCGCTGAGGAAGTCACTGACAGGTCAAGGAAACAGTCACGTAGAAAGTCACAGAAAGTCCCAGAAAGTCACGGAACAGTCACGGAACAGTCACGGAAAGTCACGGAGAAAATCACAGAAAATCACATAGAGTCACAGAGAGACACAGAGAAAGCCGCAGAAAGTCACGAAGAAAAGTCGCGGAGAAAGTCACGGCGAAAGTCACGGACGAGGCCACCTAGGAAGTCGCGGTCGAGGTCACGGAGCAAGTCGCAGAGCAGCCTGCTTAGGAGGCCGCTTGGCTCGCCGGGGCGTTCTTAGTGCTGCCCTTAATAGTGCCTAGCGCCGCAGTCTGGTTCCCCCAGgccagcccccccccccccctctcggCCCCGCTTCTGCAGCAGGGGCGGCGCAGGGAGAGGTAATGCCGGCAAGCGCAGCCCGCTGCAGGCAAGGTGCGATCTGACGCAGGTCAACCGCAGGCAAGCGCGGCGGGGGTGTCGCCAAGGGCAGGGAGCAGCAGCCTCCAGCGACGACCCTCCGCCGGCTTCTCCCTtgcccgtcctcgtccatcatCCAACCAACCTCCCCCAGCCGGTGCTCGTCGACCCATTTGTCGTCCATCCGTGGGCCCTCCCCGTCGGCCgatctcccccccccccttctccaTCATGACCCGTCACGACCGTTTGCTGCACGACGTGTAGTTTTGCCTTGGCTCGCGACCGACCTGGCTCCATGCTTCGACGCCGTCCCCCCGTCCTCCACCTTTGTTTGCCACGTTCGTCTGCCGCCTTCGTCTGCCACGTTCGTCTGCCGCCTTCGTCTGCCACGTTCGTCTGCCGCCTTCGTCTGCAGCCTTCGTCTTCAGCATCTtcgtccccgccgccgctaGTGAGGGAGCCGTTCTTGGTCGTCCTTGGCCCCGGTGCCATCCTTGGACTCGCATCTAGCCCTCCGACGAGCTGCCTTCGACGCCCCTGCCCCGTCCCGTTCGCTCTTCTCTCCGCTTGTTCTCCTGTTCACAAACGGCTTTCTTCCCCCCGACTTCGTGCCCACGACCGAGCATCCGTGTTCGCTCCTTTCTCCTCGGCCTTTGAAACCTCGTCCGTCGAACCGCCCTTGTTCGACACCGCCGACTCTATTGTCATTCGGCCGCCCGCCCTCCTGAACGGAACAGGAAGCAACGGCGCCGTGCGTGGTCGGCTGATGGCCTCCGCCTCGCTTCGATTCACTcagccgacggccgcgggCAACTAGATTACCCCGCCCTCCTtgcacggcggcagcaggctCGTCGGTGCTACCGCCTCACTCAACTTGAAACCTCGCCTGCtctctcgctcgtcgtcgacgtcctaTCGTCGAGAGATTGCACTTCGACTCCGGCGCGCCTCGACCCTTCCTCCTCACCCTTCACCcccatccgtcgtcgtcgtcgtgcccccCGCGACACGGCCACCTCTTTGCTGCTGCCTCCGACGCCCGAcatcgcccgccgccggccctcGACGGGAGGCCCGCCCCGACCGTCGCGATGGCGACCATCAACCTTGTGCCGAGAGAGGCGACGGACACGCTCGACGAGTCCGCCGAGCCGAGCTCGACCATCGCCCCCTTCCACACGGCGCTCAACGGCGTCAACCAACCCCTCAACATGACCTTCAAGGACGTTCTGTGGTGGACCCTCGGCATCGCGGGCTTGCTCATCCTCGCTATCcgcatcctcgagctcgtctgGGCCAAGCTGCGCCAGTTCTCGGCCATGACGCAGCCGCGCGAGAAGCAGACGTACTGGAAGACGTCGCAGTGGAGCTGGATGCCGGCCCTCAAGAAGCACGTCACGTACGCGCCCCTCTGGAACAAGCGTCACAACCGCGAGATTCGCCTGTCCTCGGCCATTAATATCGGCACCCTGCCCTCGCGCCTGCAGTTCGTACTCCTTGCCCTCTACCTCTGTAGCAATGCGGCCTACATCTTCGCCCTTAACTACGGCGTCGAGAACAAGTTCGCCCTCTGCGCCGAGCTGCGCGGCCGCTCGGGCACCCTTGCTGTCGTTAATATGGTGCCGCTTGTTATCTTCGCCGGCCGCAACAACCCGCTTATTGCGCTGCTGCGCATCAGCTTTGACACATACAACCTCCTACACCGTTGGATCGGCCgtatcgtcgtcgtcgaggccgtcatccACACTGTCGCCTGGGCCATccccgccgttgccgaccAGGGCTGGGCCGGCGCCTTCTCGCCCGCCCTTAGGAGCTGGTTCCTCGGCTCGGGCTTTGTCGGCACCGCCTCGCTCGTCCTCCTACTACTGCAGTCCCTCTCGCCCGTCCGCCACGCCTTCTACGAGACGTTCCTCAACATCCACATGgtgctcgccatcgtcatcttcgGCTGCACCTGGATCCATTGCACCTCGGGTGCCCTCGAGCTCCCGCAGCTATCGTGGATCatggccatcgtcgccctctgGCTCGCCGACCGCGTCGCCCGCACCCTCCGCCTCGCCCTTGTCAACTGGTCGAGCCGCGGCTTCACTGACGCCTTTTGCGAGGCGCTACCCGGCGACGTGACGCGCGTTACGCTGCACCTGCCGCGCTACATGGACATCAAGCCCGGCACCCACGCCTACCTTCGCTTCCGCGGCGTCATGGCCTGGCAGAGCCACCCCTTCTCCATCGCCTGGGTCGAGCACCAGATGAAGGAcgagctgctgctcgccgagaAGGAGCCCCTCAATACGATGGATCGCAAgcgcgcctcgacggccgtctcctTCATCATCGGTGCCCAGACGGGCATGACGCGGCGCCTCTTTGAGCGCGCGAGCCTCTCGACGGGCGGCATCCGCATTGGCGCCGCCATGGAGGGCCCCTACGCCGGCCACCACAGCCTCGACTCGTACGGCCACGCCGTGCTCTTCGCCGGCTCGACGGGCATCACGCACCAGTTCTCGTACCTCCGCGGCCTCATCAAGGGCTacaacgacggcagcgtcgccaCGCGCCGCGTCACGCTCGTCTGGATCGTGCGCTCGTACGAGTCGCTAGAGTGGGTGCGGCCCTTTATGGACTCGGTCCTGCGCCTGCCGAACCGCAAGGACATACTCCGCATCCAGGTGTTCGTGACGCGCCCCGACAGCCGTCGCAACTTTGGCAACAACAGCCAAACGGTCAACGTGCTCTACGGCCGGCCCAACATTCCACTCATCCTCTTCAAGGAGGTGCAGGACCAGATCGGCGCCATGGCGGTGAGCGTGTGCGGGCCCGGTggtctcgccgacgacgtgcgCGGCGCCGTGAGGATGATGCAAGGCGACAACGTCATCGACTTTGTTGAGGAGAGCTTTACGTGGTAGGCGCCGGCCGCTGCGTCGCTCGTCCGTCCCCTTGACCTTTGTGCGTGTGCTTGAGCCGCTAAGCGTGCCTTTTTCTTCTTTTCTTTCTCTACCCCCTGCGCGTCGGGGCATTTAGCGTTGTATGTAGCCGTTGCATAGTCGTGCAACTCGCAGCTTTGGGCCTGCATAGTATATAATGGGATGTGCCCCTCGGGGCAATAGTACATGCAGATGCTTGCTCTGTCCGAGTCCGCTCGACGGTTGCGTAAATCATCAAAATTGCAGTGTTACATGGCCGTCGCTCTCGTCACTTGGTTCCTAGGTTGTAATGCGAAACCAACCCATGCTTGCCAAAATCCCCCCCATCCCCGGCCATTGCTGTGCAGCTGCGCAATATACGCCATATGCCTAGTACTCCGCAATAATACCTAAATCTCTACGCGTTGCACCTATCGTCTTTGTTACACTTCGCCCGCCCGCAGTGCACCTTCGAGGCCAGCCGCCCatgcctgctcctcctcatcgtcgaggccgcgaaAGCCCTCCTCGACAATCCACGCCTGCCCCCTTTGGCGTGGATGCAAGACTTCGCATGACCCGCCGACAACGAGCAAGCCGGGCGGGCGGCTACCCACCGATTCgatggcttcgacgacgtggGCAAGCGTCGTGCGAATGATGCGCTGGTCGGGACAGCTggcgcgctcgacgacggcgcagggCGTGGCCAGGGGCCACAACCGCCGTTTCTCCTCCATCTCAATGGCCTCGTGAGTAGGGGGTGGCgattcggcgtcgtcggtgggTGAGAGGTGGGTGgtgagctcggcgacgaggcctgCGATGCGGTGCAGGGCCatgaggaagacgacggtcCGGGAGGAAACGTACTCGGGCGGCAAAGGGGCCTTGCCCTtcttgccggtgccggtgcaaATCAAGACTTGGTCGGCCACGTCTCGTTGGGTCACGGGAATTCCTGCAAACAGCGGCGCGCTGAGCGCGCTCGTCATACCGGGAAGCACCTGGACGCGGTCACCCAGCCCCCGTCTCATGAACCAGCTCACCTCCTCCCCGCCGCGGCCGTAGAGAAATGGATCCCCCTGCTTGAGCCTCAAGACCGTCTTGCCTTGGCGCACGCCTTGCAGGGCAGCCTCGAGAAACTCCTCCTGCGCACGATCGGCGTTGCCGGGAAACTTGCGGGCAATGTGCACCGGCGTGCGGCGAGGTATGAGGTCCAATACGGGTGCGGGAACGAGCTTGTCGGCCAGGATGACATCGGCGCGGCGGATGGCGTGAAGAGTCGAGCGGGTGAGAAGAGAAGGATGCCCCGGGCCGCTaccggcgaggacgagcttgCCAAGCTCGGACTTGGAAGGCTCCCAATTGTGGTTCCTGTCATTGATATCGGCACCCAAGCCAGGGTATGTGTCGAGCAGGCGATcgacatcatcgtcgccgatggtCGCCAGCTTCTTGAGCGGCCAGTACTCGCAGACCTGGCCGAGCCAGCGAATGCGCCTGTTCCGAGCGTCCTCTTCCGCAACGAGCTTGTTGAACTGAGCGCTTTGGTCGAGGGAATCGTCGAGGGCACCTAGGGCAAGGTGGTCATCCTCCTGGATACGCCTCCGGACCTCCCCGAGGCGGGAGCATGCCGGTCCCAAGCCCCGAGGCAATGATGAGGCAATTTC of the Drechmeria coniospora strain ARSEF 6962 chromosome 01, whole genome shotgun sequence genome contains:
- a CDS encoding ferric reductase; translation: MATINLVPREATDTLDESAEPSSTIAPFHTALNGVNQPLNMTFKDVLWWTLGIAGLLILAIRILELVWAKLRQFSAMTQPREKQTYWKTSQWSWMPALKKHVTYAPLWNKRHNREIRLSSAINIGTLPSRLQFVLLALYLCSNAAYIFALNYGVENKFALCAELRGRSGTLAVVNMVPLVIFAGRNNPLIALLRISFDTYNLLHRWIGRIVVVEAVIHTVAWAIPAVADQGWAGAFSPALRSWFLGSGFVGTASLVLLLLQSLSPVRHAFYETFLNIHMVLAIVIFGCTWIHCTSGALELPQLSWIMAIVALWLADRVARTLRLALVNWSSRGFTDAFCEALPGDVTRVTLHLPRYMDIKPGTHAYLRFRGVMAWQSHPFSIAWVEHQMKDELLLAEKEPLNTMDRKRASTAVSFIIGAQTGMTRRLFERASLSTGGIRIGAAMEGPYAGHHSLDSYGHAVLFAGSTGITHQFSYLRGLIKGYNDGSVATRRVTLVWIVRSYESLEWVRPFMDSVLRLPNRKDILRIQVFVTRPDSRRNFGNNSQTVNVLYGRPNIPLILFKEVQDQIGAMAVSVCGPGGLADDVRGAVRMMQGDNVIDFVEESFTW